Proteins encoded in a region of the Pelmatolapia mariae isolate MD_Pm_ZW linkage group LG6, Pm_UMD_F_2, whole genome shotgun sequence genome:
- the LOC134628604 gene encoding retinal cone rhodopsin-sensitive cGMP 3',5'-cyclic phosphodiesterase subunit gamma-like → MADVATPADKKAPPKFKQRTARTFKSKAPKPGQKGFGDDIPGMEGLGTDFTVVCPWEAFGDMELSDLAKYGIV, encoded by the exons ATGGCAGACGTCGCAACTCCCGCTGACAAGAAAGCACCTCCCAAATTTAAGCAGAGGACCGCACGCACCTTCAAGAGCAAGGCGCCCAAACCAGGCCAGAAGGG ATTTGGAGACGACATCCCCGGCATGGAGGGTCTTGGCACAGACTTCACCGTGGTCTGCCCATGGGAAGCCTTTGGGGACATGGAGCTTAGCGACCTGGCGAAATATGGAATCGTCTAG
- the LOC134629728 gene encoding endoplasmic reticulum resident protein 27, with product MPGALFLCLLVSSVIAAEKDSALPRLNNTKDVEAFIDSAEVVVIGFLEGEESYGYKELVEAVKQVSSVPAAICSMKEVWAEYNLSSDAITLFRKADNHQENLDLSEAKNLKADGLVNFISVNEIRYITEYGQVTAVGLFNSEVKTHLLLLANRGSKDFVELKERLGALAPEYTGKFLFVLLNGVLKSNLKPLEYFGLKPKDLPRVGIYDGNSDTKWLLPEGEISTERVREFCESFLRGELKGMKEAEEKPKTEL from the exons ATGCCGGGCGCCCTGTTTCTCTGCCTCCTAGTGTCTTCTGTAATCGCTGCAGAAAAAG ACAGCGCCCTTCCCAGACTGAATAACACCAAAGATGTTGAAGCCTTCATCGACTCTGCTGAAGTGGTGGTCATCGGATTCCTAGAG GGAGAGGAGAGTTATGGCTATAAAGAACTGGTGGAGGCTGTGAAGCAAGTCAGCTCTGTCCCCGCAGCCATTTGTTCCATGAAGGAGGTGTGGGCTGAGTACAACCTCTCCTCGGATGCCATCACTCTCTTCAGAAAA GCAGATAACCACCAGGAGAACCTTGATCTTTCTGAGGCCAAGAACTTAAAAGCTGACGGTCTTGTAAACTTCATTTCTGTGAACGAGATCCGATACATCACAGAGTACGGCCAAGTG ACAGCAGTGGGTCTGTTCAATTCAGAGGTGAAGACACATCTCCTGCTCCTTGCCAACAGGGGGAGCAAAGATTTTGTTGAGCTCAAGGAGCGACTGGGAGCCCTGGCACCCGAGTACACAGGCAAA TTCTTGTTCGTGCTGCTTAATGGAGTGCTGAAGTCCAACTTAAAGCCACTCGAGTACTTTGGCCTCAAGCCGAAGGACCTCCCACGAGTTGGCATCTATGATGGTAACTCTGACACGAAGTGGCTTCTACCGGAAGGAGAAATTTCTACAGAGCGAGTGCGGGAGTTCTGTGAGTCTTTCTTACGAGGAGAACTGAAG gggATGAAAGAGGCTGAAGAAAAGCCCAAAACAGAGCTGTAG